AGGTTCGCGTACGGGTCAGCGGACATCCCCGACAACGCCGCCACGCCGTGGGGTGCACCGGCGGACTGGCAGGCACCGTGGGACCACGGCGTCCTCGGCGCGGTCGCCGACTTCTACAAGGGCGTCTGGATCGACGGGATCGGCGGCCTCGCCCTTGGCGTGACCACGCTGACCGGGCAGAACGCCGTGCTGCCCGCCGCCGCGGCGCTGACCGGGCACGGCACCTGGGCCCAGGTCGGCGACGCGCTACGCGCCACCGGACACGCCTGGGCCGGGCTCGGCATGACCGCTGCCGGGCTGCTGCTGTACGCCAACCCGATCAGCTCCCCGCTGGTCTGGGCCAGCCACGCCACCGGCACCACGCCGCGCTGGGTCGCCGCGAGCGGCCGCGCATGAAAGACACCGCCAAGGCCACCGTCGCCTGGGACACCTGGCGCACCAACCCCGCCCGCGCCACCGGCGCCACCACCATCAACGTCGTCACCTGCTTCCTGCCCGGCGGCGAAGCCACCACAGCCCTCAAAGCAGCCAGAGGAATCCGCGGCGCCACCGACACCGGCCTACTCGGACGGTTCCTCGGCCACACCGACGACACTCCCGTCCCCCGTCTCCCCGACATCGTCCCCGACGCAGCAGCCACAGCCGCACGTGCCGGTGACCAGCTGCCACCCACCGTCGGCGACCTCGCCAGATCGATCGGACACGATGCACGGCCCCACTTACCAGACCTCGACGACCCGCTCGCTTCCACGGTCCGCGAACAGGACACCCGCACTGCCAAGGAGTGCAACGAATCGTCGGCACGCAACGGACCTCCCGACGAGATCCGTGAGCCCGACAAGGACTCGGCAGGCAGTAGCAGGCGTGAGGACCCTGTGGATGGCCCCGAGAACCGCGAAGGCCCCGATTCCGATTCTGCGGCGCTGCACGAGCGTGCGCCTGAGCATCGGGGTGGCAGAAGCCACGTGCATGAGACAGAGTGGCCGATCGTCGCAAGCGCCAACGAGATATACAGGTCACCCGCCATGGACGAGTTGCGGGCTGCATACGCCGCAAATCGGCCGACGGTTGTGGAGTTCGCCGGGAGGACTGTCCAGTACGAGCCGGACCTTCCGGCCAGTGGGATGACCTTCGGCGATGCGTTTCTCCTGGGGCCGCGAGCGTTTTCGTCGGAGGGCGAGCTTGCCAAGACCGTGCTACACGGCTACGGGGCGATCATCCGACACTGCGCAGACCCGCATAACACGCCATGGGTCAACGCTTCCACCGATCGCTTCTACTCACTTGACGACACATTCGCACAGCTGGCCGAGGCGGTCGGAACGAGCTTCGAGACGTCGGGGAGAAGGGCACATCTGACTACGTGTCGGAGCCACTCGAGCGCTGCTCGGCTTGACGTCGGACTGGTACTTCGAGGACAAGCTCGGCTTCGCGATCAGTCATGCGCTTCCGGAGGTTCTTGATGACGCCACACAAGCGGTCGAGGACGGCATCCGACGAATTCAGTCCTCTGTCCGCATCGGGTTCAACCTCGGTGGGCAGTTGGCGGACATTGCCGATGTGATCATCGAGGCAGACGTGGTGCGCGCGTGTCGACTTGGCTACGAGATCCTCGACGTGGATTCCTCCCCCGCAACGTTGCTGGTGCTCGCGGCTCTCGTCTTCAGAGGGAAGCTCCCGGTCAGCCTCGAGCTCGGCGCACGACTGCAGACGGTCGGGAATGACCGGATCCGCCGGCGTGTCGACGAGGCGTTCCGTCAACGAGAAGAGCGCTGAGAACCGCACATCACACGGCTCACCCGCCACCATCCGGAGCACATGAGGGGCACCCTCACCGTGCTATGACACGGTCAGGGTGCCGTTGACGTATTGGCGGACACCGACTGGGACGCGGCCGAGCGCGCGACCGGGCCGTCAGGCTTCGCGCTCGTCCGGGTACTCGGCGTCGTCGTCCGACTCGTCGAGCTCCGCACCGACGTCGGTGTCGTCCAGCAGCGGGGGGTCCTCACCGCGCAGGGCCGCGAGCGCCTGGGGGAGGTCGTCCGGCTTGACGATGACGTCACGGGCCTTGGAGCCCTCGCTGGCGCCGACGACTCCCCTGCTCTCGAGGATGTCCATCAGGCGGCCGGCCTTGGCGAAGCCGACGCGGAGCTTGCGCTGGAGCATCGACGTCGAGCCGAACTGCGTGGTGACGATCAGCTCGGCGGCCTGGCAGACGAGGTCGAGGTCGTCGCCGATGTCGTCGTCGAGCTCCTTCTTCTTCGACTGGACGGCGGTGACGTCGTCGCGGTAGCTCGGGTCGGCCTGTTCCTTGGTGTGGGAGACGACGCTGCGGATCTCGGACTCGGAGACCCACGCGCCCTGGATACGCATCGACTTGTTCGCACCCATCGGCAGGAACAGGCCGTCGCCCTGGCCGATCAGCTTCTCCGCGCCCGGCTGGTCGAGGACGACGCGGCTGTCGGCGAGGGACGAGGTCGCGAACGCCAGGCGCGAGGGGACGTTCGCCTTGATCAGGCCGGTGACGACGTCGACGCTCGGCCGCTGGGTCGCCAGTACCAGGTGGATGCCCGCCGCTCGCGCCAGCTGGGTGATGCGGACGATGGAGTCCTCGACGTCGCGCGGGGCCACCATCATCAGGTCGGCGAGCTCGTCGACCACGACGATGAGGTACGGGTACGGCTTGTACTCCTTGTCGCTGCCGAGCTCCGGCTTGAGCTTGCCCGCGCGGATCGCCTTGTTGTAGTCGTCGACGTGCCGGAAGCCGCTCGCCGCCAGGTCGTCGTAGCGCAGGTCCATCTCCTTGACGACCCACTGCAGCGCCTCGGCGGCCTTCTTCGGGTTGGTGATGATCGGCGTGATGAGGTGCGGCACGCCGTTGTACGACGTCAGCTCGACGCGCTTCGGGTCGACCAGCACCATGCGCACCTCGTCGGGCGTCGCCCGCAGGAGGATCGAGGTGATCAGTGCGTTGATGCAGCTCGACTTGCCCGACCCGGTCGCACCCGCGATGAGGACGTGCGGCATCTTCGCGAGGTTCGCGACGACGTAGCCGCCCTCGACGTCCTTGCCGAGCCCGACGAGCAGCGGGTGGTGGTCGCCGGTCGCGGCCGTCGAGCGGAGGACGTCGCCGAGGCTGACGTTCTCCTTGTCGGTGTTGGGGATCTCGATGCCGATCGCCGACTTGCCGGGGATCGGTGACAGGATCCGCACCTCGGCGCTCTTGACCGCGAGCGAGATGTTGCGCGACAGCGCCGTGACGCGTTCGACCTTGACAGCCGGACCGAGCTCGACCACGTAGCGCGTCACCGTCGGGCCGCGGGTGAACCCCGTCACCTGCGCGTCGACCTCGAACTGCTCGAACACCTCGGTCAGCGCGGCGACGACGACGTCGTTGGCCTTCGTCCTCGCCTTGGGAGTGGTGCCCGGCGCCAGCAGGTTGTTCGGCGGCAGCGCGTAGTCGCCCTTGAGCACGAGCTGCTCGGCCGTCGACGGCAGCGGGATCGGCTCGGGCGGTGGGGTGGCCTTGAGCTCCGTCGGCGGCTTGACCGTGGGCTTGACGTCGACGACGGGAGTCTCGAACGGCTCGTCGCCCGCGCGCCCGTCGGTGGCGGCGTCGCCGACACGACTGCGCGACGACCGCCTGCGCAGGGACGGGATCGGCGCGTCGACCCCCGACTCGTCCTCGTCGCCCGCGTCGTCGTCCTGCGCGCCATGCCTGCCCAGGCGGATCTGGTCACGGATCGAACGCAGCCGTGTGGGCACCTCGCGCAACGGGGTGCCGGTGATGACGAGGAACCCGAAGAGACCGAGCAGCCCGAGCAGCGGCACCGCCAGGTAGACCGAGAGCAGCGAGACGAGCGGCAGCGCCGCGAGGAACCCGACGAGACCACCCGACCGCTGCAGCGCCGCGGCGCCGTCCTGCGGCACGGGGAGCCCGGTCGCGATGTGCACGATGCCGAGGATCGCCACGAGCAGCGCGGTCCAGCCGATGACGACGCGCCCCGCCGCGGCGTTGCGCTCCGGGTTGCGCATCAGCCGCCAGGAGGCGAGCAGCAGCAGGAGCGGGACGATCACCCCGAGACGACCGAACCCGCCCGCGACGACGAAGGTGATCGCGGTGCCGACCGGACCGGGCAGCTGCCACCAGACGGCGACGCCGACGACGACCGCCAGCGCGAGGAACACCAGCCCGAGGCCGTCGCGGCGCTGGTCCTGCTCCAGGTCGCGCGCACCCTTGCCGACCATCCGAACGAGCCTGCCGAGCCCTCCACTGACGAGGTACCACAGGCCGGCCACGCCCTTCCAGAGCAGGCCGAAGAGCAGCAGAATCGGGTCGGCGGAGCTCGTCGCGCCGCGCTTCCTCCCGGCCGCGGGACGCTTGGTCGTGCGCGACCGCGTCGACTTCCGCGAGCCCGACCGGGAGGCCGAGCCGCGCGAGCCGCCACGCGCTCCGCTCTTGGGCCTCGACCTGCCGGACGTACGGGTCGCCATGGTCCTCACCGTAACCACTTTTGTCACACCGGTACCACACGCCACACGGACGGTAGCCCGTCCGACAACACCATTCCGCCGAATCCCGTCAACCGACGTTGACATACCGCCAGACGTCAACGTAGATTGACAGACATGACGAGAGCGACGGACCTGGCCACCGCCGCGGGGAATCAGGACCCGCGGGTGGGGCTGCGGGCGGTCGCGGCCCTGCGCCGTCTGCTCGAACAGCTCGAGGCGATCCAGGTCGACAACGCGCGGGCGCACGGCTGGTCGTGGCAGGCGGTCGCCGAGGCGCTCGGCGTCACCCGCCAGGCCGTCCACAAGAAGCACGGAAGGCGCTGACGATGTTCGAGCGTTTCACGCAGGCAAGCCGCGAGGCGGTCATCGCCGCCCAACGCTTCGCGTCGCAGACCCTGTCGCGCGAGGTGCGCGAGGAGCACCTGATGCTCGGCCTGCTCGACGGTGACGACGCGACGTCCGCACTCGTGCTCGACGAGATCGGTGTGACGGCGCAGGCCCGCGCCGCGCTGGTCGACGACCTCATGAACCTCAGCCGCCGCGCGGGCATCGGCACCGCGGACGCCGAGGCCCTGCGCGACATCGGCATCGACGTCGACGAGGTGCTCGGCCGGATGGAGGAGCTCACCGATCCGCCTACCCCCGGGATCCACCCCGCACGCCGCGGCCCGTTCGGCCGGCGGAAGATGCGCAAGGAGCCCGGTCGGCGGCACGTACCGTTCTCCACCGGAACCAAGCGCACCCTCGAACGCACCCTGCGGGAGGCTCTCGACCTGCGCGACAACCACATCGACACCGAGCACATGCTGCTCGCCCTGCTGTCACGCGGCGGTGTCGTCGCCGAGGCACTGGGCGAGCACGGGGTGACGTACGTCGAGGTGCGCCGGGCCATCGCCACCAGAAACCCTTCCGGATAGCGGAAGTCATTATCAGGAGTCACCGCCGCGCGCAAGGGAGTTTCCTCCCCCCTCCGTTCGGGCGCTGCGCCTCCTGCGGTGCCGGCCGCCGGCGGCGAGGCTGGACGCAGGGCCGGACAACCGTCGGCTCGTCCGGCGCATCCAGAGGACTCCCGTATGACGATCGAGGCCGCGCTCGCTCCGCCGACGACGAACTCCGGGAGCACCTTCCCCCCACTGCGACGCCGAATGCAGGAGAGCGGCCTGCTCGAACGCCGCTACGGTTACTACGCCGGCATGATCGGGGTGAACCTGCTCTGCATCGGCGCCATCGCCGCGGCGATGGTGGTCATCGGCCCCTCGTGGTGGCAGCTACTGCTCGCGCTCCCCGCCGCGATCTTCACGGGGCGGACGGCGTTCGTCGGTCATGACTCGGGGCACCAGCAGATCGCCCGCAGCCACCGGGTGAACAAGCTGATCGGCCTGATCCACGGGAACATGCTCATGGGCATGAGCTACGGCTGGTGGAACAACAAGCACAACCGCCACCACGCCAACCCCAACCACGGCGAGAAGGACCCGGACGTGCAGTCCGGCGCGCTGGTCTGGAGCAAGGAGCAGGCCGGCGAGCGACTCGGTGGCGGGGCGATGAACTGGCTGGCCAGGCACCAGGCGTACCTGTTCTTCCCGATGCTCCTGCTCGAAGGCTTCAACCTCAAGGTCTCCAGCATCCGCGCCATGCGCGACCGGTCGCCGAGCGAGCGGATCGTCGAGGGCACCCTCCTCGCCGTCCACCTCGCCGGCTACGTGACGTTCCTCCTGCTGGTGATGTCGCCGCTGCAGGCGCTCGTGTTCGCCCTCGTCCACAACATGCTCTTCGGCCTCCACCTCGGCATGGCCTTCGCGCCCAACCACAAGGGGATGCCGGCACCGCAGCCCGGCCAGCGCTGGGACCACCTGCACCGCCAGGTGCTCACCTCACGCAACGTGCGCGGCGGCGTGCTGACCGACTGGTTCCTCGGCGGCCTGAACTACCAGATCGAGCACCACCTCTTCCCGAGCATGCCGCGCGCCAACCTGGGCAAGGCCGTGCCGATCGTCCGCGATTACTGCAAGGAGATCGGCGTGCCGTACGTCGACGCCAGCATCGTCGGCTCGTACCGCGAGGCCCTGCGCCATCTGCACGAGGTGGGCGAGCCGCTCCGCCTCGACCTCTGACGGAACAGACCGGCGACCGTCCGCGTTGTCGCCTGACATGACCGTCGAGATGGGCGTGATCCTGCCGACCTCCACTCCCGATCCCGAGCACCCGATCCTCGGTGACGTGCGCGCGAGCGCACGGTTCGCCGAGGACGCGGGCCTCGACTCGGTCTGGACCACCGACCACCTCGTCGCCAGTGCCCCGATGCCGGAGAGCACGGTGGTGCTCGCCACGGCGGCCGCGGTCACCGACCGGATCACCGTCGGCTTCAACGTGATGCTCCTTGCGCTCCGGCCCGTCGCCTGGGCGGCGAAGCAGATCAGCGCCCTGCAGTACGTGTCGGGCGACCGGCTCGCGCTCGGCGTCGGGACCGGCAACCCCGCACACGGCGACATCGGCTGGCGCGCAGCGGGAGTGTCGTACGAGGATCGCGGCCGGCTCACGGATGAGGCGCTGCGAGTGCTGCCCACTCTCGTCACCGGTCAGCGGGCCGTCCTCGCGGACGGTACGGAGGTCGCGCTGGCGCCCGGCTCGGCCATGCCTCCCGTGCTGGTGGCAGGCAATGGGAAGCGGGCGCTGCGCCGGACCGCCGAGTTCGGGGAGAGCTGGATCTCGCTCGGGCTCTCGCCCGACGAGGTCCGCGCAGGCGTCGCGCAGCTCGATGAGCTCGCCACGGGGTACGGTCGCCCGGCCGCGAAGGCGACGATCGTCGCACCGGCGCTCGACGCCGACCCGAAGGCGGCCGCCGCACAGGTCCACGCGTACGCCGAAGCCGGTGCCGAACGGGTGATCCTCGCGCCGACCGGTCCGGACTGGGAACGCGACTACGAGTTCGCCGCGAAGGTACGCACAGCCCTCTGAGCAGGCGGCCAGTCGAGGTTCCCACTGCGATTCGGGTGTTCCCTCGTGCTGCAGGCGATGGGAACACCCGAATCGCGATGCCATGGTGTGGTGAGGGTGCCCTTCACACGTCGCTCCGGTCAGTCGGGTTCGTACTCCTGCAACAGGTCGGCGAGCTGCCGCGCGTTGCGCTGGGCGTAGTCGCTGTAGCAGTTGTTCCACAGCGAGTGCACCTCGCCGGCCTGCTCGGCGAGCTCCTCGACGCGGGGCGCCCAGGCGCGGACCTCGTCGTCGCCGTAGAGGTAGCCGAACCGGTCGTAGATGTCGCGGCTGGTCCACTTGTCGCTGTGCCCGTGGAACCTGACCACGGCGAGGTCGGCGGTCGCAGCGACGACCGGCGGCACGGAGCTCGCGTGCCCCTGCGGCATGTCGACGCAGACGTACGGCAGCGCGTACTTCTCGAGGAAGTCGAGGGTCTCGCGCTCGTTGTCGTCGCTCAGCCAGGTCTTGTTGCGGAACTCGACGCAGATCGGGAAAGGGTCGGCGCGCTCGCGGCAGCGCAGGATGTACTCCTTGTTGCGCCGGCCGATCGGGAACCACTGCGGGAACTGGAACAGCAGCGCCCCGAGCTTGCCCGCGTCGTGCAACGGCTGGAGCGCGCTCAGGAAGCGCTCCCACACCTGCTCGACCGTGTCGTCGTCGAAGTCCTTGAGGTAGACGTTCTTCGTGGTGTCGGGGCGGAGGTCCTTGTAGAGCGCGCGCGGCTTTGTCGGGTGCTGGGTCAGCAGCGAGAACGCCTTGACGTTGAACGTGAACCCCGGTGGAGTGCGGTCGACCCACGAGCGCGCGACGTTCTCGCTCGGCGGCGAGTAGTACGTGGAGTCGACCTCGACGAGCGGGAACTGCTCGGCGTAGTACTTCAGGCGCGCCTCGGGGGTGGTGGCGTCGTCGGGATACCAGCCGGACGCGAGCAGAGTCTTGTCCGTCCA
This genomic window from Streptosporangiales bacterium contains:
- a CDS encoding peptidase; protein product: MFERFTQASREAVIAAQRFASQTLSREVREEHLMLGLLDGDDATSALVLDEIGVTAQARAALVDDLMNLSRRAGIGTADAEALRDIGIDVDEVLGRMEELTDPPTPGIHPARRGPFGRRKMRKEPGRRHVPFSTGTKRTLERTLREALDLRDNHIDTEHMLLALLSRGGVVAEALGEHGVTYVEVRRAIATRNPSG
- a CDS encoding helix-turn-helix domain-containing protein, whose amino-acid sequence is MTRATDLATAAGNQDPRVGLRAVAALRRLLEQLEAIQVDNARAHGWSWQAVAEALGVTRQAVHKKHGRR
- a CDS encoding DNA translocase FtsK — translated: MATRTSGRSRPKSGARGGSRGSASRSGSRKSTRSRTTKRPAAGRKRGATSSADPILLLFGLLWKGVAGLWYLVSGGLGRLVRMVGKGARDLEQDQRRDGLGLVFLALAVVVGVAVWWQLPGPVGTAITFVVAGGFGRLGVIVPLLLLLASWRLMRNPERNAAAGRVVIGWTALLVAILGIVHIATGLPVPQDGAAALQRSGGLVGFLAALPLVSLLSVYLAVPLLGLLGLFGFLVITGTPLREVPTRLRSIRDQIRLGRHGAQDDDAGDEDESGVDAPIPSLRRRSSRSRVGDAATDGRAGDEPFETPVVDVKPTVKPPTELKATPPPEPIPLPSTAEQLVLKGDYALPPNNLLAPGTTPKARTKANDVVVAALTEVFEQFEVDAQVTGFTRGPTVTRYVVELGPAVKVERVTALSRNISLAVKSAEVRILSPIPGKSAIGIEIPNTDKENVSLGDVLRSTAATGDHHPLLVGLGKDVEGGYVVANLAKMPHVLIAGATGSGKSSCINALITSILLRATPDEVRMVLVDPKRVELTSYNGVPHLITPIITNPKKAAEALQWVVKEMDLRYDDLAASGFRHVDDYNKAIRAGKLKPELGSDKEYKPYPYLIVVVDELADLMMVAPRDVEDSIVRITQLARAAGIHLVLATQRPSVDVVTGLIKANVPSRLAFATSSLADSRVVLDQPGAEKLIGQGDGLFLPMGANKSMRIQGAWVSESEIRSVVSHTKEQADPSYRDDVTAVQSKKKELDDDIGDDLDLVCQAAELIVTTQFGSTSMLQRKLRVGFAKAGRLMDILESRGVVGASEGSKARDVIVKPDDLPQALAALRGEDPPLLDDTDVGAELDESDDDAEYPDEREA
- a CDS encoding DUF72 domain-containing protein, with protein sequence MTGVVKVGTASWTDKTLLASGWYPDDATTPEARLKYYAEQFPLVEVDSTYYSPPSENVARSWVDRTPPGFTFNVKAFSLLTQHPTKPRALYKDLRPDTTKNVYLKDFDDDTVEQVWERFLSALQPLHDAGKLGALLFQFPQWFPIGRRNKEYILRCRERADPFPICVEFRNKTWLSDDNERETLDFLEKYALPYVCVDMPQGHASSVPPVVAATADLAVVRFHGHSDKWTSRDIYDRFGYLYGDDEVRAWAPRVEELAEQAGEVHSLWNNCYSDYAQRNARQLADLLQEYEPD
- a CDS encoding acyl-CoA desaturase, producing the protein MTIEAALAPPTTNSGSTFPPLRRRMQESGLLERRYGYYAGMIGVNLLCIGAIAAAMVVIGPSWWQLLLALPAAIFTGRTAFVGHDSGHQQIARSHRVNKLIGLIHGNMLMGMSYGWWNNKHNRHHANPNHGEKDPDVQSGALVWSKEQAGERLGGGAMNWLARHQAYLFFPMLLLEGFNLKVSSIRAMRDRSPSERIVEGTLLAVHLAGYVTFLLLVMSPLQALVFALVHNMLFGLHLGMAFAPNHKGMPAPQPGQRWDHLHRQVLTSRNVRGGVLTDWFLGGLNYQIEHHLFPSMPRANLGKAVPIVRDYCKEIGVPYVDASIVGSYREALRHLHEVGEPLRLDL
- a CDS encoding LLM class flavin-dependent oxidoreductase, with the protein product MTVEMGVILPTSTPDPEHPILGDVRASARFAEDAGLDSVWTTDHLVASAPMPESTVVLATAAAVTDRITVGFNVMLLALRPVAWAAKQISALQYVSGDRLALGVGTGNPAHGDIGWRAAGVSYEDRGRLTDEALRVLPTLVTGQRAVLADGTEVALAPGSAMPPVLVAGNGKRALRRTAEFGESWISLGLSPDEVRAGVAQLDELATGYGRPAAKATIVAPALDADPKAAAAQVHAYAEAGAERVILAPTGPDWERDYEFAAKVRTAL